The Caldisalinibacter kiritimatiensis genomic interval AGAGATAATAGGTAGTAACTTTAAGGAAGGTGTAAAAGTATTTTTAGATGGACAAGAAATTGAAGATATAACTCGTCAAGGTGACGGTAAAAAGATAACTTTCACAGCACCACCAGGAAGAGAAGCTAGAACTCAATTATTGGTAATGAACCCTGATGGAGGAATGGATGTACACGAGTTTATATATGTAAAGACATATACAGAACCAAGAATAGATAGTATATCACCTCAAGAGGGTATGGCTGATACTTTAGCAGTTATAAAAGGGGATAACCTGTTAAAAACAGACCCAACAGCAACTTCTCTAACGGATTTAGGTATACAAAAGCTTATAGGTACCAAGGTACTTTTAGATGGCGAAGATATAAACAGATATAATAAACCTTTAGGCAAAATAGAGTTACAAGATTATACTCCAGAAGTAGGCAAAGAAATAATTAGAATAGAAGATAACAAGTTAAAAGTTGCGGATTATTACTATAGTGTGGTATTACAACAAGAAGATTTAGATACAGCAGAAGTGATAGACAACTTCTATACTTTAACTATACAGCCAGATGGTACACCGATTATTTCTGATGGTGTTAACGATGAGTACACCATTGAACTGGATGGTAGTGAAATCAAGGCTAAAACAGAGGGTAAAACTTACACTTTAGATATTCAACTTGGACACATTATATTTAATGATGGAGTACAGGATACTTTAAAGCTTCGTATAAGAACTTTATACGAAATAGAAGATGGTGAGATTACTGGTAATAGAGTAAAAGTAAATTCAAGAAATGAGCTATACTTCTATGTACCTAATTTAGTGGCAGAGGGTTATTATGATGTAACTATAGTAAATCCTGATACTAAGAGTTATACTGTAGAAGATGGATTTTATTACTTTAAATCACCAAATAAAAAGCCTATGATAGACACTATAGAGCCTTCACAAGGGTCAACTGAAGGTGGATATTATATTGAAATTATAGGACAAGATTTTTATGATAATGGAACTAAAAAGACAAGTGTGTACATTGGTGGTATAAAAGTAAATGATGAAGATGTAATTGTAAGTACTGATAATACTTCTATGAAAGTAAAAGTTCCTCCATATCCAGGGGATATAAGAGAAGAATTAGGGTTAGATAGAAAAACTGTACCTGTAGTTGTAGTAAACCCTGATGGAGGAAGTGATTATAAAGAGGATGGTTTTACATACATTATACCTACCAGCCATCCAGAGATAGACCTTTTAAGCAAGACAGAGGGTAAAGCGGCTGGAGGAGACTATGTACAAATTATAGGTAGCGATTTTAGGTTTTATGAGCCTTTTATTGACTTAGACGGAGATGCTGTATATGACCCTGGAACAGAGGAGTATACGGATGTAAATGGAAATGGTCAGTTTGATGATATTACTGGACTTGGAATAGTAGAAGACTTAACAGAACAAGAAAAAATACTACTTCCTAATGTATATTTTGGAGATAATTCTGCGGAAATCATAGAATATGCAGATGGATATCTTCTAGTAAAAACTCCTGATGGAGAGATAGGAAAAGTAGATGTTTATGTAGTTAATAATGATTTCGGAGTTTCAAATAAGAAAAGCTTTAATTATGTTCCATCTGACCCTAAAATTGAAGATATAGTACCAAACGAAGGTACAAGATTAGGTGGAGATACTATAGAAATATATGGTGAAGAGTTTGTAAAGAGTAAAATAGAGGTTTATGAAGAAGATGTTGATGGAAATATAGTTACAACAGAAAAAGATATGGTACTTGTTCGCTTTGGAGATAATACAAATCTTGAAGACGAAGAGTCAGGGAATATTGTAAGTGGAAAGGCTAAAGTAGAACTAGATGGAGGACTAACTGTAGATTATGATTCTATAAAGAATAAATTAATTGTAACAATCAAAGAAAAGGATAAAGAATATACTAGAGAATATAATGACTATGATGATACTGACAAGTTTATAGATGTAACTACATTGAAGAATGTAGAAGATTCATCAAATTACAGTAGACATGAATATATACGTATTAGAGTTGAAGATAGAAGATTATTGGTTGAAAGGGGATATTCTCCAGAAGTAGTAACTGTATATGAAGATACATTAGAAGTATTAACACCTTCATATCATTTAGTTGGTCCAGTACCAGTTACAGTAATAAATCCAGATAAACAAACAGCTGAAGGGCAGTTCACTTATAAAAGTCCAGATAGTAATCCTATTATTACTAGTATTACACCTATACATGACGAAGTACTAAATGAAGCTACAGGAGAAATAGACCATTACGAAATACAATCTGTTATAGAAGGAGGCATACTACTTACAATTGAAGGTAGTGACTTTAGAAGAGGTGTAAAGGTAATGGTAGGAAGTGAAGAAGCAGAAATAGTAAGTAAGAGCAATGACGATGACAAGATAATTATAAGATCTCCTAAAGGTAGAGAAATAGATATAAATAAATTATTGAAAATAGTTGTTATAAATGAAGATGGTGGGATGGTTGATTCGGTTAATTCAACAGGATTAGAACATCCAATATACTATAAATATTTACCAACAATAACTGAGCCTATAATAGAGTCTGTAACACCTAATAAAGGAAGTGCAGGCGGAGGAGAATGGATAGAGATAACAGGTAATAACTTTAGAGTTGGACCTGGAGAAATAGAGGTTAGAATAGGAGGAAAATTAGCTAATATAGATTATGACCAATCTAGATATGATAAGTTAGTCGTTAGAACACCTTCAAGCGATTATTTAGGCCCAGTAGATGTGTATGTAAAAAATACTTTAGAATTAGGAGAAGCAGTACTAAAGGATGGTTTTACTTACTATTCAAATCCTCAAATAACAGATGTAACTCCTGATGAAGTTCATATTACAGGAGGACAGAAGGTAATTATAGAAGGTAGAATGTTTTTAGAAGGAGTGAAGGTATACTTTGACGATACTCCTGTTTCACAAGTAACATTTTTAGACGAAAATACTATAGAAGTAGTTACACCAGAGGGAGAAGAAGGTTATAAGGACATAAAGATAGAGAATACTGATGGTGGTATGTGTGTAGAATCGGATGGAATTAAATACATTTTACCTATACCAGAGACTCCACGAGGCTTCGATGCTGAACCTGGCCATGAAAGGTCTATAGTGCTTACGTGGGACGAAGTAGAAGGTGCTGATAGGTATAAGATATATGGTAGAGAAAAGGGAGAAGATGATTATAAGTTTATAGCTGAAACAACAGAGCTTGAATATTATCTAAAAGATTTAGAGCCAGATACAAAGTATTACTTTAAACTATGGGCATTGAATGAATATGGAGAGTCTGAGGACTATGACTATGCTAGAGCTACAACATTAGAGACTGACGAAGATGAAGAAAATGAAAAATATGAAGAGTATGAAGAAATTAAACAAGAAGGTACAGAAGATACTAAGATAACATATTCTAGTGGAGAAGTTTTAATAGATTTACCACTTGAATATTCTCCTTGGGAATATAATGTAGACCTTACAGATTCGAAATATAAAGATATAGAAGAATTACAAATAAATATACCATTATCTGTGATAAACAGGGGAGCGGGCTCTATTAACCTTAAGACTAAAGAAGTATTAGCACATATTCCTATTAGTAGTATATGGACTAGCGTATATTATATAGGTACAGGGCAGGATGAAGATGATGCTAATGTTATAATAAAAATTTCTAAGCTATCAAAAGCTGAAAAGAGTAGAATAACTAAAAGCTTAAATAGAAGAGAAAAAGCAATATCAGAGGGATATAAGATAGAGCTTATTCTCCAAGTATCTAGAACAACAGAAAAATTACAGTTAAATGATGATATAAACTTTGGTATACTGATTGATAATGAAAATATAGACAAAAACAAGTTATATTTAGCTAAGTTTAATCCAGAATTAAATAAGCTACAAGAGAATGAATTTTATGTTTCACAGGTATATAAATATGATTATACGAAAACTGTTTACAATGTATACGGGGAAATAAAGAAAGATGGCAAGTTCATTGTAATATATAAAAAATAGTATATATTAATTAACTACAATGAGGTGTTTATATGAAGAAGTGGATATCCCTAATAGCAATACTGAGCTTAGTATTTATATTGACCAATTCTGTTTATGGTGAAAATGCAACCTTTGTTTATGATGGAATACCAACATATGAAGCATTATACGAAAATGTAAAATTTAATGACATAGAAAAACATTGGGCTGAGGAATCAATTTATAAAATGGCTAGTTTATCGGTAATAAGAGGTATGGGAAAACACCAATTTAAGCCAGAAGAAAGACTTACAAAGGAACAAGCTTTAATATTATTGGTAAGACTTCTAGGATTAGAAGGAGAAGCATATACTCAAGCAGAAAATTCTATTGATAATAAAGATACAGGAAAATATCAAATATTAACAACCTTTGATTATTTATCAGAGGGATATATTCAAACTGCTTTAAACAATAATATAGTTACTCAAGAAGAAATAGATGATATAGAAGAACTAACTGAAACAGAAACAGAGGATATAGAATTAGAAACAGAAAAGCAAATGATAAAATACGAAAGAGATTTAGAATTAACAGAAGCTCAATTATCCAACATTGAAAACCAATTAAGACAAAAGCTAGAGAAAAATTATACATGGAGGAAAAATGTTAGTAGAGAACAGGTAGCAGTATGGGTTGCTAGAGCTTTAGAGCTTACTCCAATCATAGGACAAGCCCAACAAAATATATATAATTTAAAGGATTGGCAAGATATCGACACTGATAACCTAGATATAATAGAAGCAGTACTTCAAGAAGAAATAATGCAAGGAAATACAAAGGGGTATTTCCTTCCTAAGTCTTCAATTAAAAGAGGAGAGATGGCAAAACTTCTTGATAATATACATGAAGAAATACTACAAAATAGAGGGTATAAAATATTTACTGGTATAATTGAGAGGATTGGTACAGTTTACGACTGGAATAATGAAGCTCAATTAACTAGAACGGTATTTAGAATAGAGAATGATGATAACACAATATCTGAATTAATTACTAGAAAAAACAATGAAGATGGAATCAGTGTAGGTTTTATAGGTTTAAAGAAAGGAAAAATAATTACTTCAGACAAATTAGAAGAGCTTGACTATATAAAATACTATGTTACACCTGAAAATGAAATTATATTTGCTGAAGTTTTAAATAATCAGACTACCACACTAGAAGGATTTATTAAAGATATAGATACTGATAATAGAACAATAACAGTAGAAAATTATGATGGTAATGAGTTTAAGATAAATGTATCACCTGGAGCTGATATTAGAGTAAATAATTATACAGTAGAGTTAAAAGACTTACTTTACGGTCAAGAGGTAACCCTTAATATTAGCAAGGGAAGTGTAATAGATATAGACGGATACCTAGATACAGGAGAAGAAGGATATATACACCCAGGTGAAAGGATATTTATAGGTAAAGTTTTATATAAGAACCTAGAAGATAATGAACTAACTTTACTAGATAATCAAAAAGAGAAGACATTTATAGTAGACCCTTATACACCAGTGATTAAAAATGATTCAAATGTCGGACTAGAAGGAATTAAAGAGGGAGATATAGTTAGATTAGAGTTTGATGAGCATAACAGCAATATGCCTATTAAATTGTATGTATCTGAACCTGATAGACAATATGAAAATTTATTTAAAGCAACTGTAGCTGACTTTAATCCTAGTAGAAACCAAATTTTACTTAAGGACGTTAGCCATTATGATAACACGGAATGGATAGAAGACAATAAAAATATAATTCTTCCATTAAACTATGATACTGATATATATATTGATGGGAAAGGCATAAACAAACAATACCTTGATAGCTATATTGGGAGAGAAGCATATATTGTGACAGAAGATAACTTTGGGAAAGAAGAGGCATTGAAGATAGTTTTTAAAAATGGTTATGAAAAGCAGTACTATAATAGTGTGCAAAACATAGCCTTCGGTGATAGAAAGATAACTGTAGATTATAATCAAGTATATTTTGATGATAGCACTATTATTATTAAAGATGATAAGCTTATACACCCTTATAATTTAAAAGAAGATGACGATGTATTTGTGGTATCCCATGGAATGGATACATATACAGCCGCTTTTATTTCTGTAGAAGGGATTGAAGACAATGTATATATTGTATATAGAGGTAGGATGGATGAAATAGGACAATATAACTTTGAATTAGATAACTATGACATACTAAAAGGTACAGAATGGGATTATAATTCTAAGCAAACAGAGTTTAATATCAGTGATGATACTAAAATTATTGATACTAGAGATAAGGAAGTAAAAGAAGTTTCTGTAAAAGAATTTACTAACAGTAGATTCTTAAAGGAAGATGATAAAGATAACTATTATAGAGAATATGCTTATGCTGT includes:
- a CDS encoding IPT/TIG domain-containing protein; translation: MKKIISFITIFALLLTITGINEIAYAIDIGEGATVTEVTVGKRYNSNLEIEYMYVLIKGSGLKDKEVYYLTPGYGATLLTNRTLNTETILQFDVTSIENQFTGDVNIKIGDVTIPVDFSEMPTLKSVDKKTVNVDENDDLTIEGTNLDKINTSDSGIEYKGFINDADMGDFITNSSDSELELTDPKPEGEYGLQDIIFKKIVEEVPDTSPAVTVEYRYEDQFSYIKNISIDGFDMYPNRGAAGSTLYFTGTDMNKYSAFLLKDLKGEEYKFTNENKTKFINLVPDGDKNILSVEVPDLPTGEYYVMLTNPISDGEDPEENITDMFLVPDKFTIINEGNKMQIISVDPQEGPDTGEEVAITGKYFGTLNIDELVLDDSDDYTAEIEPDLKDELTITYNSNATYKGEVVSNLQRKVIVIIGNKQQFVNEGSFGTFDELYVNAMFDSANSEPVQDVIIETETTFTCGGKDYRFIERAELKNGYEFIPSSVTPEVTNISPNFIEVEQDGVDYKTKHDILLAIQGNNNFMVYREYDEDTETTITRYPIVRIKQGTSTEIEINKNTNQILDKNGNVFEKEGQPVEPEIYFLDDNGEIVDGSQGNQAASKIVLYIPKGVIISQPIPNPASMDLEVVNPVMNSSDEGLKTVIYDAINFVEVLESPIISSVNPNVINVEGGEQIEIIGSNFKEGVKVFLDGQEIEDITRQGDGKKITFTAPPGREARTQLLVMNPDGGMDVHEFIYVKTYTEPRIDSISPQEGMADTLAVIKGDNLLKTDPTATSLTDLGIQKLIGTKVLLDGEDINRYNKPLGKIELQDYTPEVGKEIIRIEDNKLKVADYYYSVVLQQEDLDTAEVIDNFYTLTIQPDGTPIISDGVNDEYTIELDGSEIKAKTEGKTYTLDIQLGHIIFNDGVQDTLKLRIRTLYEIEDGEITGNRVKVNSRNELYFYVPNLVAEGYYDVTIVNPDTKSYTVEDGFYYFKSPNKKPMIDTIEPSQGSTEGGYYIEIIGQDFYDNGTKKTSVYIGGIKVNDEDVIVSTDNTSMKVKVPPYPGDIREELGLDRKTVPVVVVNPDGGSDYKEDGFTYIIPTSHPEIDLLSKTEGKAAGGDYVQIIGSDFRFYEPFIDLDGDAVYDPGTEEYTDVNGNGQFDDITGLGIVEDLTEQEKILLPNVYFGDNSAEIIEYADGYLLVKTPDGEIGKVDVYVVNNDFGVSNKKSFNYVPSDPKIEDIVPNEGTRLGGDTIEIYGEEFVKSKIEVYEEDVDGNIVTTEKDMVLVRFGDNTNLEDEESGNIVSGKAKVELDGGLTVDYDSIKNKLIVTIKEKDKEYTREYNDYDDTDKFIDVTTLKNVEDSSNYSRHEYIRIRVEDRRLLVERGYSPEVVTVYEDTLEVLTPSYHLVGPVPVTVINPDKQTAEGQFTYKSPDSNPIITSITPIHDEVLNEATGEIDHYEIQSVIEGGILLTIEGSDFRRGVKVMVGSEEAEIVSKSNDDDKIIIRSPKGREIDINKLLKIVVINEDGGMVDSVNSTGLEHPIYYKYLPTITEPIIESVTPNKGSAGGGEWIEITGNNFRVGPGEIEVRIGGKLANIDYDQSRYDKLVVRTPSSDYLGPVDVYVKNTLELGEAVLKDGFTYYSNPQITDVTPDEVHITGGQKVIIEGRMFLEGVKVYFDDTPVSQVTFLDENTIEVVTPEGEEGYKDIKIENTDGGMCVESDGIKYILPIPETPRGFDAEPGHERSIVLTWDEVEGADRYKIYGREKGEDDYKFIAETTELEYYLKDLEPDTKYYFKLWALNEYGESEDYDYARATTLETDEDEENEKYEEYEEIKQEGTEDTKITYSSGEVLIDLPLEYSPWEYNVDLTDSKYKDIEELQINIPLSVINRGAGSINLKTKEVLAHIPISSIWTSVYYIGTGQDEDDANVIIKISKLSKAEKSRITKSLNRREKAISEGYKIELILQVSRTTEKLQLNDDINFGILIDNENIDKNKLYLAKFNPELNKLQENEFYVSQVYKYDYTKTVYNVYGEIKKDGKFIVIYKK
- a CDS encoding S-layer homology domain-containing protein; protein product: MKKWISLIAILSLVFILTNSVYGENATFVYDGIPTYEALYENVKFNDIEKHWAEESIYKMASLSVIRGMGKHQFKPEERLTKEQALILLVRLLGLEGEAYTQAENSIDNKDTGKYQILTTFDYLSEGYIQTALNNNIVTQEEIDDIEELTETETEDIELETEKQMIKYERDLELTEAQLSNIENQLRQKLEKNYTWRKNVSREQVAVWVARALELTPIIGQAQQNIYNLKDWQDIDTDNLDIIEAVLQEEIMQGNTKGYFLPKSSIKRGEMAKLLDNIHEEILQNRGYKIFTGIIERIGTVYDWNNEAQLTRTVFRIENDDNTISELITRKNNEDGISVGFIGLKKGKIITSDKLEELDYIKYYVTPENEIIFAEVLNNQTTTLEGFIKDIDTDNRTITVENYDGNEFKINVSPGADIRVNNYTVELKDLLYGQEVTLNISKGSVIDIDGYLDTGEEGYIHPGERIFIGKVLYKNLEDNELTLLDNQKEKTFIVDPYTPVIKNDSNVGLEGIKEGDIVRLEFDEHNSNMPIKLYVSEPDRQYENLFKATVADFNPSRNQILLKDVSHYDNTEWIEDNKNIILPLNYDTDIYIDGKGINKQYLDSYIGREAYIVTEDNFGKEEALKIVFKNGYEKQYYNSVQNIAFGDRKITVDYNQVYFDDSTIIIKDDKLIHPYNLKEDDDVFVVSHGMDTYTAAFISVEGIEDNVYIVYRGRMDEIGQYNFELDNYDILKGTEWDYNSKQTEFNISDDTKIIDTRDKEVKEVSVKEFTNSRFLKEDDKDNYYREYAYAVEYNDMIIAMNIIDDNDEAQVVTTGKVDTLDKINSRITLDDIRDWSDFEDKWIVNTSKVTLDVSDAIFIKNGKVVTINDISEGNSLYILRENDDGYIVIVR